GGCCGTGTGCTGGTCGACGGCGAGGCCGTCCACCTGCCGAACACGCACGCCGCCGAGAAGCTCGGCATCGCGACGATCCACCAAGAGCTGAACCTCGTCGCGTCGCTCAGCGTCGCCGAGAACGTGATGATGGGGCGGTTCCCGACCCGGTTCGGCCTGGTCGACCGCCGCGAGCTGAAGAAGCGGGCCCGCGCCGCCCTCGACCTGATCGGGCTCGACGTCGACGTCGACCAGAAGGTCGGCGAGCTCGGCATCGCCCGCCAGCAGCTGGTCGAGATCGCCAAGGCGCTGAGCATCGACGCGCGCATCCTGATCCTCGACGAGCCGACCGCCGCGCTGACCCGGCACGAGACCGAGATCCTGTTCCGCGTCGTCGAACAGCTGCGTGCCCGCGGCGTCGGCATGCTGTTCATCAGCCACCACCTCGACGAGATCGCCGAGATCGGCGACACCGTGGCCGTCCTGCGCGACGGTGCGTTCGTCGCCGAGGTGCCCGCGTCGACCGACGAGGACGAGCTCGTCCGCCTGATGGTCGGCCGCGACATCGCGCACCAGTACCCGCGCACCCCCGGCAGCGAGAGCGACTCCCCCGTCGTCCTCGAGGTGCGGGGCCTGACGTCGAAGACCTTCCGCGACGTGTCGTTCGAGGTGCGGGCGGGCGAGGTGCTCGGCATCGCCGGGCTCGTCGGCGCCGGTCGCACCGAGGTCGTCCGCGCGATCGCCGGGGTGGACAAGTACGACTCCGGCAGCGTGACCGTCCGCGGCAAGCGCCTCAAGAAGGGTGACGTCGCCGGGGCCATCGCCGCGGGCGTCGGCCACGTGCCGGAGGACCGCAAGGCGCAGGGGCTCGTGCTCGGCGCCTCCGTCAACGACAACCTCGGCTACGCGACGCTCGCCAGCAGCGCGAAGGCCGGCCTGGTCGACTTCGCCGGCCAGCGCGCGAAGGCCGACGAGGTCGCCTCGACCCTGCGGATCCGCATGCGCGACATCGACCAGGAGATCGGCTCGCTGTCCGGCGGCAACCAGCAGAAGGCCGTGTTCGGCCGCTGGATCATCGCCGGCTCGACGGTGCTGCTGCTCGACGAGCCGACCCGCGGCGTCGACGTCGGCGCGAAGGTCGAGATCTACGAGCTGGTGAACCGGATCACCGACGCAGGAGGCGCGGTCGTGATGGTCAGCAGCGAACTGCCCGAGGTGATGGGCATGAGCGACCGCATCCTCGTGATGCGCGACGGAGTCGTCGCCGGCGAGGTCGCCGCGGCCGACGCCACCCAGGACACGCTGATGACGCTCGCGGCACGCGACGTCCCCCCGACGAACTGACCCGAGAAGCACGGACCCGAGGACGACACCCATGACCACCACCACCGTGAAGGCGCAGCGACGCTCCTTCGACATCAAGACCTTCCTGGCCGCGAACGGAGCCCTCGTCGGGCTCGTCGTGCTGTGCCTGGCCCTCTTCATCGCGACGCCGGACTTCCTGACCGGCCGCAACCTGCTGAACATCGGCATTCAGGTGTCGACCGTCGCCGTGCTCGCGTTCGGCATGACCTTCGTCATCGTCGCGGGCGGCATCGACCTCTCGGTCGGTTCGGTCGCCGCGCTGTCGGCGATGGTCTCCGGCTGGTTCTTCGCCACGGCGGGGCTGCCCGGTGGCCTGGCACTCGCCCTCGGGCTCGGCACGGGCCTCGTGGCCGGCCTCGTCAACGGGTTCGCCAGCGCGTACGGCAAGCTGCCGTCGTTCATCGCGACGCTCGCCATGCTCAGCGTGGCGCGCGGCCTGACCCTCGTCGTCTCGGACGGTCGCCCGATCGCGACTCCCCCGGCCGTGTCGTTCCTCGGGGGCAACATCGGCCCGGTGCCCGTGCCGATCATCGTGCTCGTGCTGGCCGCGATCGTCGCGTCGTTCATCCTCAACCGCACCGTCATCGGCCGGTCGATGTACGCCGTCGGCGGCAACGCCGAGGCCGCGCGCCTCTCGGGCCTGCCGGTCAATCGCATCGTCGTCACCGTCTTCGGCCTGGCCGGGCTGTTCGCGGCCCTCGCGGGACTGCTGCTCGCCGGCCGCCTCGACTCGGCCCAGCCGCAGGCGGCCTCGGGCTACGAGCTCGACGCCATCGCCGCGGTCGTCATCGGCGGCGCGAGCCTGGCCGGCGGCGTCGGACGCATCTCGGGCACCATCAT
This genomic interval from Frigoribacterium sp. Leaf415 contains the following:
- a CDS encoding sugar ABC transporter ATP-binding protein, whose protein sequence is MPHSIDDDRPLLTLENVSKSFGPVRVIDDVTVHVRPGRVQVLLGENGAGKSTLIKMMSGVYQPDAGRVLVDGEAVHLPNTHAAEKLGIATIHQELNLVASLSVAENVMMGRFPTRFGLVDRRELKKRARAALDLIGLDVDVDQKVGELGIARQQLVEIAKALSIDARILILDEPTAALTRHETEILFRVVEQLRARGVGMLFISHHLDEIAEIGDTVAVLRDGAFVAEVPASTDEDELVRLMVGRDIAHQYPRTPGSESDSPVVLEVRGLTSKTFRDVSFEVRAGEVLGIAGLVGAGRTEVVRAIAGVDKYDSGSVTVRGKRLKKGDVAGAIAAGVGHVPEDRKAQGLVLGASVNDNLGYATLASSAKAGLVDFAGQRAKADEVASTLRIRMRDIDQEIGSLSGGNQQKAVFGRWIIAGSTVLLLDEPTRGVDVGAKVEIYELVNRITDAGGAVVMVSSELPEVMGMSDRILVMRDGVVAGEVAAADATQDTLMTLAARDVPPTN
- a CDS encoding ABC transporter permease, whose protein sequence is MTTTTVKAQRRSFDIKTFLAANGALVGLVVLCLALFIATPDFLTGRNLLNIGIQVSTVAVLAFGMTFVIVAGGIDLSVGSVAALSAMVSGWFFATAGLPGGLALALGLGTGLVAGLVNGFASAYGKLPSFIATLAMLSVARGLTLVVSDGRPIATPPAVSFLGGNIGPVPVPIIVLVLAAIVASFILNRTVIGRSMYAVGGNAEAARLSGLPVNRIVVTVFGLAGLFAALAGLLLAGRLDSAQPQAASGYELDAIAAVVIGGASLAGGVGRISGTIIGALVLVVIRNGLNLLNVTSFWQQVVIGLVIALAVGVDVLRRKTRSS